The sequence ACGACGCCCGGTACTTCGTCGGGGGGGACCACGGGCAGATCGCCACGACGCGCACCGGACCCGATGACGTCGACGTCGAGGTCAAGGGCTCGATCCTGTGGCCGGCGGTCGACGACGGATCGCTGGGCGACCTCCTGCTCACCGACTTCGGGGGCCTCACCTCGTGGGACCCGCGCACGGGCCGTGAGCTCTGGGTCGCGTCCACCTCGCAGGGTCATTCGCTGGTGGTGCTCGGCGGCGTCCTCTACTGGATCGCCGGGGGCGACGTCGTCGCGGCGGACGGGACCACGGGCGACGAGCTGTGGCGGCGTACCGTCATCGACGCGGCGGACGTCGTCTCGATCACGACCGACGGCGAACGCATCTACGTCGTCGCGAACAACTTCGGGTACGAGGGCGACACGCCTCGGGCTGCCGAGCTGGCCGCCGTCTCGCTCGACGGTGAGGAGCTGCACGAGGTCTCGCTGCCGGAGGGTACGACGCGGGTCGAGCAGCTCGGCCCGTACCTGTGGGCGGTGCCCAACGGGGATGCGGGGCAGGTGGCGCTCCTGTCCTGATCCCGTGCTGGTCCGGCTCAGTCGGTCTGGCGGATCGCCTCGCCCGCGATCTCGATCGTGACCTTCTTCCCGACGAGCCAGCCGCGCCCGTACTCCTCGCGGTCGATCTCGGTGGTCGCGGACAAGCCGAAGATGTCCTGGCCGTAGCGGTCGCGGCGCGCGCCGCCGAAGGTCAGGTCGAATGATGAGCCCGCAGCCGACCCTGCAGGTGGCGGCACCGCGACGCGGGGGCGAACTGTAGGTGCGGCGGCCCGGGGGTGGCGAGGCCGTGCGCAGTGTGTCGGTAGACGTCTCGCTGCGCGGACGGCGGGCTTGCACCGGCGGCGCGGATCTGGTCACGGTGGGTCGCGACCGAAGGCGGCCGGCCCCGGCCGACCGTCCCCAGGCGACGAGAGGAGAGCCACCCGTGCTCACCCTGACCGACAACGCCCGTACCGCCGTCGAGACGCTCACCGCACGTTCGGACCTGCCCGTGGAGACGGGCGGGCTGCGCATCGCGGAACAGGAGTCGGGGGCGTTCGAGCTCGCGCTCGTCTCGGGCCCGGCGCCCGGTGACGACGTCGTGGAGGCGGGCGCCGCCCGCGTCTACGTCGACGAGCGCACCGCCACGACGCTCACGGACCAGCGGCTCGACGTCGAGGCCACCGGCACCGGCACGGCCTTCACGCTGACCCCGCAGGCCTGACGCGCCGCCACCCGGCCCAGCCAGCCGCCGAGGTCGTCAGATCCGCAGGAGATCGTCGGAGATGTCCGACGAGCTCGGCAGGTTTCTGACGACCTCGGCGCGCGGGCGTGCGTGGGGCGCGCGCGGCGCGTGGGGCCGGCTGGGGCGGGTCAGTGGCCCAGGAGGTCCTCGAAGGAGGGGACCGCGTCGTACAGGCCCGCGGGGCGCGCCGGCTCGCGGTCCGCGACCGTCTCGGCGAGCTCGCGCGCCGCGCGCCGGATGCGGTCCGGCAGCGGCTTGACGTCGTCGCCGCCCGCGTCCGCCCAGTCGTCGGTCGCGGCGTACACGCCCGTGCCGACCACGTCCGCGTGCAGGTAGCCGAACAGCGGCCGCAGCGCGTACTCGAGCACCAGCGAGTGCCGGCCGGTGCCGCCCGTCGCGCCGAGGAGGACCGGCATCCCGGCCAGCGCGTCCTTGTCGAGCACGTCGACGAACGACTTGAAGAGCCCGGCGTAGGACGCGGTGAACACGGGCGTCACGGCGACCAGCCCGTCCGCCGCGCCCACCTTGGTGAGCGCGTCGGACAGCGCGCCGGACGCGAAGCCGGTGAGCGTCATGTTGACGACCTCGTGCGCCAGGTCGCGCAGCTCGATCGTCGTGACCGTGGCGCGGATGCCCCGCGCCGCGAGCTCCTCGACCGTCGCGGCGGCGAGCCGGTCCGCGAGCAGGCGCGTCGATGACGGCTGGCTGACGCCCGCCGAGAGGACGACGAGCGAGCGCTCCTGGGTCATGAGACCTCCTGAGAAGGGTGCCGCGCTCATCGTGCCACCGTCCCGGTGGCGGCGGCGTCCGCGGCGGCCAGGTCGTCCTCGGCGGTGCGGCCGGTCCAGTGGTCGGCTGCCGCGACGGTCTGCTCGTGCACCTCGCCGGCCGCACGGGCGGTGGCGACGCGCTCGGCGTGCGACGGCGGGTTCGCCGGCACGTGCGCGGGACGACGAGCCTCGGCCTCGCGCCGCAGCACGGGCACCACGTCCTCGGCCAGGATGTCGATCTGCTCGAGCACGGTCTTGAGCGGCAGGCCCGCGTGGTCCATGAGGAACAGCTGGCGCTGGTAGTGGCCGACCTGCTCCCAGAACGCGCCGTACCGGTCGATGACCTGCTGCGGCGAGCCGACGGTCAGCGGCGTCTCGCGCGTGAAGTCCTCCATCGACGGGCCGTGCCCGTAGACGGGCGCGTTGTCGAAGTAGGGCCGGAACTCGTCCCACGCCTTCTGCGAGTCCTTGCGCATGAACACCTGACCGCCCAGACCCACGATCGCCTGGTCCGCCGAGCCGTGGCCGTGGTGCTCGTAGCGCTGCCGGTAGAAGTTGACCATCTGCGCGGTGTGCTCCATGGGCCAGAAGATCGCGTTGTGCAGGAAGCCGTCGCCGTAGTACGCGGCCTGCTCGGCGATCTCGGGGGAGCGAATCGAGCCGTGCCAGACGAACGGCGCGACGCCGTCGAGCGGGCGCGGGGTGGACGTGAAGCCCTGCAGCGGCGTGCGGAACTTGCCGGACCAGTCCACGACGTCCTCGGTCCACAGCCGGCGCAGCAGCGCGTAGTTCTCGATCGCGAGCGGGATGCCCTGGCGGATGTCCTGGCCGAACCAGGGGTAGACCGGGCCGGTGTTTCCGCGGCCCATCATGAGGTCCATGCGGCCGTCGGAGATGACCTGGAGCATCGCGTACTCCTCGGCCAGCCGTACCGGGTCGTTCGTCGTGATGAGCGTGGTCGCCGTGGACAGCGTGATGTGCTTCGTGACGCCGGCCAGGTAGCCGAGCATCGTCGTCGGCGACGAGGGCACGAACGGCGGGTTGTGGTGCTCGCCCGTCGCGAACACGTCGAGCCCGGCCTCGTCCGCGTGGCGCGCGATGGTGAGCATCGCGCGGACGCGCTCGGTGTCGTCCGGCGTGCGGCCGGTCGTCGGGTCGGTCGTCACGTCACCGACGGAGAAGATGCCGAACTGCATCGTGATCGCCTCGTTCTGGTCCACTCGAGATCCATGCGTTTGCATGTACTGACCCGCTCAACCGGGCCGCCCCGACTCCTATTCCCGAGCCTCCCACGGGCCGATGGGACAGGACGAGCCGCGGGGCGGCGCGAGGGAGACGCGTTTGCCACCGCCCGCGGCAGATGGTGGCATTGCGGACGAGGGAGGTCGCGGATGGTCGACGACCAGGTCACGGTCCTCGTCGTCGAGGACGACGCGGACACCGCACTGTTCGTGCGCACGGTGCTCGAGCGGCGTGCCGGCATGCGCGTCGTCGTGGCGCACGAGGCGATGACGGCGCTCGCCGAGGCGACCCGTCAGGCGCCGGACGTCGTGGTCACCGACATCCAGCTGCCGGGCATGTCCGGGCTGGAGCTGCTCGGTGAGCTGCGCCGGCTGGCGCCCGGCGTGCCCGTGGTGGTGATGACCGCGTTCGCCAGCGTCGACTACGCGGTCGACGCGCTGCACCGCGAGGCCGACGACTTCCTGGTGAAGCCGATCCCGGCGGGCACGCTCGTCGAACGCGTGACCGCCGCCGCCGAGCGCGGTCGCGCCCGGCGCGCGGTGAGCACCGGCGAGACCGTGCTGGCCGTCGGCGCGCACCCGGACGATGTCGAGATCGGCGTCGGGGCCACCCTCGCCGCGCACCGGGCGGCGGGCGACACGCTCGTCGTGCTGACCCTGTCCCCGGGCACCGTGGGAGGCGACGCGGACGCCCGGCGCCAGGAGGCGATGGACGCGGCCGGGGTGGTCGGCGCACGCCTGTTCCTGCACGACTTCGCGGACACCCGCCTCGATCCCGCCGACGGACTCATCACCGCGGTGGAGGAGACGATCGCGCAGGTCCGGCCGACGGTCGTCTACACGCACTCCGCGCACGACCGGCACCAGGACCACCGTGCCGTGCACCAGGCCGTGCAGGTCGCCGCGCGGCAGGTCGCGACCCTGGCGTGCTACCAGAGCCCGTCCTCGACCATCGACTTCCGGCCGACGCGGTTCGTCACGGTCGACGGCTTCCTCGACGCCAAGCTCGCCATGCTCGCGGCGCACGTCTCGCAGAGCCACCGCGACTACATGGACCCCGACGCGGTCCGCGCGACCGCGCGCTACTGGGCGCGGTTCGGCGAGGGCACGTACGTGGAGCCGCTCGAGCTCATCCGCGCGGCCGGCCGGGTGGGCTCCGCGGGCAGCGCCGCCGCGGTCCCCGCGGGCGACGCGATCCCCGGCGCCCGCGAGGGCGCCCCCGACGAGCACGACGCCGTCCGATGACGAAGACGACGACTGCGAAGACGACGACGACGGCGACGACTGTCACGACGACTGCGATGGCGACTGCGATGGCGACCGGCTCGCCTCAGGAGGCCCCGATGCGTGTGCTGGTGACCGGAGCGGGCGGACCGGCCGGGGTCGCGGTGATCCGGTCGCTGCTGCGCCGTGGCGACGTCGAGGTCCTCGCTGCGGACATGGACCGCTGGGCGAGCGGGATCTACCTGGTCGACGCGCCGCTGCGCCGCCTGGTCCCCGCCGGGCGCGCCGACGACTTCGTCGACACCGTCGTGCGGATGTGCCGCGACGACCGCGTGGACGTGCTGTTCCCCACCGTCGACGTCGAGCTGCCGCGGCTCGCCGCCGAGCGCGAGCGGCTCGCGGCGGGCGGGACGCGGCTCGCCTCGCCGCAGCTGCGCACGCTCGAGACCGCGCTGGACAAGCTCGCCCTGGCGCGCGCGTGCGAGCGCAGCGTGCGCGGCTCGGTGCACGTGCCGCGCACCGAGCTGGTCGGCACGCCCGAGGCGACGTCGGGCTGGGACTTCCCGGTGATCGTCAAGCCGCGGCGCGGGGCCGGCTCGCGCGGCGTGCGCACGGTCGCCTCGCAGGCGGAGCTGGACGCCGTGCACGACGAGGAGGACCTGCTGGTCCAGGAGCTGCTGCCGGGGCAGGAGTTCTCGGTGGACGTGCTGGCGGGCATGGACGGCCACGTCGTGGCGGCCGTGCCGCGGGCGCGGCTGCGCGTGGACTCCGGCGTCGCGGTGGCGGGCGTGACGGTGCACGACGAGAGCCTGGTCGAGGCGGCCTCCGCGGTCGCCCGGGCGATCGGGCTGACCACCGTCGCCAACGTGCAGCTCAAGCTCACGGCCGACGGCCGACCCGGCCTGCTCGAGGTCAACCCGCGGTTCCCCGGCGCGATGCCGCTGACGATCGCGGCCGGCGTCGACATGCCGTCGATCACGCTGGACGCCGTGCTCGGCCGGCCCGTGCCGCGCCGCATGGACTTCACCGAGGTCGCCAACGTGCGGTTCCTCGAGGACCGGTTCCTGCCCCCGGACCAGATCCTGCCGGCGCCATGACCGGCCCTGCGGCAGGGACCGCCGGCGGAGCGGTCGAGCGCCTCGGCGTCGACCTCGCCGGCGACCACCACGTGCACTCGTCGTTCTCCGACGACGCGGTCAGCACGCCCGAGGAGAACCTCGCGGCCGCCCGCGCGGCCGGCCTGGCCCGGGTCCGCATGGTCGACCACGTGCGCGTCACGACGACGTACGTGCCCGAGCTCGTCGCGGCGGTCGCCGCGCTGCCCGCCGTCGAGGGGCTCACGGTGCTCACGGGGGTCGAGGCGAAGATCCTCGACGCCGCGGGGCACGTGGACGCCCCGCCGGAGGTGCTCGCCGCGCTCGGCGAGCCCGGGGGCGTGGGCCGCGTGCTGCTCGCGGACCACCAGATGCCCGGCCCGGACGGGCCGTGGAGCCCGCGCGCGACGCGCGAGCGGATGGACGCGGGCCTGGCGCCCGCCGACGTGGTGGACCTCCTGGTCTCGGCGACCGTGCGCGCGCTGCACCGCGTGGGCCGCGGGCAGGTCGCGCACCCGTTCTCCCTGCTGCCCAAGATCGGGCTGACGGAGGACGACGTGTCCGACGAGCACCTCGACGCGATCGCCGCGGCCGCGCTCGCCACCGACTCGCCGGTCGAGGTCAACGAGAAGTGGCGGTGCCCGGGCCCGCGCGCGCTCGCACGGTGGCACGGCGCCGGCGTCCGGCTGGTCGCGTCGAGCGACGCGCACCACGCCGACGAGGTCGGCGCCTACCGCTGGCTGCGGGGGGACGGCTCGTTGCGGGGGCAGCAGTGAGCGGCCACGACGTCCTCGTCGTCGCGTTCGTCGTCCTGGTCCTGCTCGGGACGGTGCCGGTGCTCGCGGGCGTGTTCCAGTACGCGCTGGTGCCCGTGCACGCGTGGCGCAACCACCTGCGCCGGGCCGAGCCGTACCTGCCGCGCGTGGTCGTCGTGGTGCCCGCGTGGAACGAGGGCGCGGTGCTCGGGGCGTCGCTCGAGCGCCTCATGGGGCTCGAGTACCCCCCGGACCGGCTGCGGGTGCTCGTCGTCGACGACGCGTCGACGGACGACACCCCGCAGGTGGTGCTCGCGAAGGCCGACGAGCACCCGGGACGGATCGTGCACCTGCGCCGTGCGCAGGGCGGTCAGGGCAAGGCCCACACGCTCAACCACGGCATCGAGCACGCGCTCGCGGACGACTGGATGCAGGCGCTGCTCATCATGGACGCCGACGTCATCTACCGCCCCGACTCGTTGCGCAAGATGACCCGGCACCTGGCGGACGAGGGCGTCGGCGCGGTCACGGCGTTCATCCGCGAGGGCAGCGGCCGGCCCGGCTCGGTCGCCCGGTTCATCGGCTACGAGTACGTCACCGCCCAGGCGGCCGCCCGGCGCGCCCAGAACGTCCTGGGCGCCATGGCCTGCCTCGCGGGCGGGGCGCAGCTGCACTCGCGGGCCAACCTCGAGGCCGTCGGCGGGCGGATCGACACCACGACCCTCGCCGAGGACACCTTCACCACCTTCCTCACGCAGCTCGACGGGCGCCGCGTGGTGTTCGAGCCCGCGGCGGTGGTGCTGGCCGAGGAGCCCGACTCCGTGCGCGCCCTGTGGAAGCAGCGCGTGCGCTGGGCCCGCGGCAACGTCCAGATCACGCGCACGTTCTCGGACGTGTGGTTCCGGCGCCCGTGGCCCCTGCGCCGCGGCGGCCAGCGGCTCGGGTCGCTCACGTTCGGCTTCGTCTGGTTCTCGATCTACCTGCTGCCGGTCGCGATGACGGCGGCGACGGTCGGCCTCGTCGGGCTCTGGTTCGTCTCCCAGACGACCGCGCTCACCGCGTTCCGGTCGCTGTGGTGGCTGGCCGTCGTGGCGTACGTGTTCGTCACCGTGACCACGCTGCTGCTCGACCGGACGACCGCGCGCCGCGCCTGGCTGCAGGGCCTGACGTTCCCCGGTCTGCTGGCGCTCGTGGTCATGAGCGCGGCGTGGTTCCCGGCGCTCTGGGAGGTCCGCATCCCCGCGCTGCTGGGCCTCGAGATGACCGACGACGGACGCGAGCTCTGGCAGCTCGGCCTGTACTGCTGGCCCCTGGTGGCGATGCTCGCCGCGTTCCTCATCCGCACGGTCGAGGGCGTCCGGGTGCTCCGGTTCCTCGCGGTGCCGCTGCTGTACCTCATCGGCTTCGGGCCGCTGCTGTGCGCCATCACGCTGGACGCGTACGTGAAGCAGGCCCGCGGCGCCGCGCAGACGTGGGACAAGACCGAGAAGACCGGGAGGGTCGTCGGATGACCGGAGCCCACGGACGGCGTGCGTCGCGTCCGACGAGCACGGGCGGGCCGGGCGATCCCCTCACCCCCGAGGCGATGCGCCGCGAGATCCGCGCCGACGCCCGGGCGGAGCGCCGCGTGCTCCTGGTTGCCCTCGTCGCGCTCGCGGCCACGTGCGTCGTCCTCGTCGCGCTCCAGGTGTGGCGGTGAGCGGCCCGGGGGTCGCCCGCGCGGTCCACGACCGGCGCAGCCGGTCCTCACGGTGGATGCGCATGGTCGCGCGGTTCACCGGCCCGGAGGCGGGCGTGGTGGAGCGGCAGCTCCCGTTCCTGCTCGTGTTCCTGGTCGCGATGGGCGGGCTGCGGCTGGTCCCGGACGTCGTGACCGTGCCGGCCGCCGTGCTCGCGGCCGCGGCCACCACCATGGCCGTCCCCGTGCTCGCGTTCACCGTGCCGTGGCGGCGGCTGCCGGAGTGGGCGGGCGACGTGCTGCCGCTGCTCGAGCTCGCCGCGGTCGCGCTGCTGCGGTTGGGCACGGGCGGCCAGGGGTCGGTGTTCGCGGCGCTCGTCTTCATCCCGGTGCTGACGCTGGCGCAGCAGCGCGGCCGGCGCGGGGTGGTCCTCGGCACCGTCGCGGCGGCGGCCGTCGTGTTCGCACCGGCGGTCGAGAACCCGTCGAGCCTCAACTCGACCGTCGCGCTGCGGGCCACGGTGGTGGCGGTCGTCGCCTGCAGCGTCGCGATCGTGGCGCACGAGGCGACCGAGCGGCTGCGCGTGCGCAACGCCGCGCTCGACCGGCTCCAGCGCGAGCAGCACCGCCTGCTCGACCTGGTCCGCGCGGACGCCGAGGTGATCGCGAGCGAGGCGGAGGTCCGCCGCTCGGAGTACGACCACCTGGTCTCGGTGATCGACTCGGCGACCGAGCAGGCGATCATCGCGACCGACGCCGACGGCATCGTGCAGGTCTTCAACGCGGGCGCCGAGCGCCTGCTCGGGTACGCCCAGGGCGCGGTGGTCGGGCGGACGCGGCTGACCCGGCTCCACGACCACGACGAGCTCGTGCGCCGGTACGCCGAGGCGTTCGGCCGGCCCCCGCGCGGCACGGGCGAGCAGCTCGAGCGCCGACTGCTCGACGCGGTCGTGGCGCCGGAGCGCGACGCGGCCCCCCGCGTGCGGGACTGGACCTACGTCACCAAGGACGGCGGCCGGCTCACGGTGCGGCTCGCGGTCACGCGGCGCGTCGAGCCCGGCGGCGCGAGCACGGGGTACGTGGTCGTGGCGACCGACGTGACGGCGGAGCGCGAGGCCGCCGCGCTGAAGGACCAGTTCGTCGGGCTCGTCAGCCACGAGCTGCGGACCCCGTTGACCGCGGTGCTGGGCTACCTCGAGCTGCTGCAGGACGGGCCCGACCCGCTGACCGACGAGCAGCGGGAGTTCCTGCAGATCGTCGAGCGCAACGCGCGCCGCCAGCTCCGGCTCGTGAGCGACCTGCTCCTGACGGCGCAGGTCGAGGCGGGCAAGTTCGCCATCCTCGCCGAGCCCGTCCAGCTGGACGACGTCGTGCGCGGGTCGGTCGCGTCGGCGGGACCCGCGGCCGAGGCCGCGCACGTGACCCTCCGCACGCAGGTCGAGCCGGCGCGCGTGGTCGCCGACCCGACCCGGATCGCCCAGGTGGTCGACAACCTCGTCGGGAACGCGCTGAAGTTCACGCCGCCCGGTGGCACGGTCACGGTGACGCTGCGCCCCGTGACGGCGGTGTCCGACGAGCCGGCGGGCGCGGTGTCCGACGAGCCGGCAGGCGCGGTGTCCGACGAGCCGGCAGGCGCCGAGCTCGTCGTCGCCGACACGGGCATCGGGATCCCGCCCGACGAGGTCGACAGGCTCGCCGAGCGCTTCTTCCGGTCCACGACGGCCCGGCGGCACGCGGTGCCGGGCGTCGGGCTGGGCCTGTCGATCACCAAGGCGGTGGTCGACGCGCACGGCGGGTCGCTGGAGATCGCGAGCGTGCTGGGCGAGGGCACCACGCTGACCGTCCGGCTGCCGGCCGAGCCGCCCGCGTCCCCGGCCACCTGACGCGTCGCGTCAGGGGCCCGGCGCCTCGGTGCCGAAGTCGTCGGAGGTCGTGAACGTCGCGACGCCCTGGTCCGTCCCGGTCATCTCGGCCGACGTCGGCGTGACGTGCGGCGCGACGAGCGCGACGGCGCCCAGCGCCACCGCGACCAGCAGCCGGACCACCGAGCCGCGGTCGAGGCTGACGAACGGCACGCGCTCGCGCGTGCGCTCATCCGTGGAGATACGCATCCACGTGCCTCTCGTCCCGGTTCCGGTGGTCCAGGCGGACCTTCTTGCGCCGGCGCGCGTCCTGCACGGCCAGCAGCTCGAGGGTACCGAGCGCGACGAGCGGCGGGACCAGCATGATCGCGCGTCCCGTCGCCGATCCCGCCCACTGGAGCACCCAGCCCCAGCCCGGGTGGACGTCGAGCACGATGCCGCGCACGCGGGTGTAGGGCGTCGCGTTCTCGTCGTTCTCCTTGTTCGCGTCGCCCTTGGTGATGATGTACTGGCTCTCCGCCGGCTCACCGGTCTCGGGGTCGACGACGGGCACCATCCGCCCGGTCGCGTCGTCCTGCTTGAGCGTCGGCAGGGTCACCAGGTCGACGATGCGGTGCGTCACCAGGCGCTCCGAGCCCAGGGGCCAGAACGAGACGATCTGGTCGACCTTGAGCTGCGAGGGGTCGTCCACGCGACGCATGACGACGGCGTCGCCCGCGTCGAACACCGGCGCCATCGAGCCCGAGGTGACGATCAGCAGCCGCTGGTCGTGCGCCTGGAACCACAGCGGCACCGCGAGCGACGTCGCGTACGCCAACGTCCCGAGGGCGACGACGGTCCACAGCACCGCGGAGAGCGCGGTGCGCCAGCGGGGGCGCGGCTCCCGCGGGGGCGGGGCCGGCCGGCGCACGTCGCGACGCTCCACCGCGGGCGCGGAGGGGTGTCGCGGTGACCGGGGCATCGGTCCTCAGGTCGTCGTCAGGTCAGTTGTTGGACTCGCCCGGCTGGTTCGCCTGGAAGGTGAGCTGACGTGCCCAGAAACCGAGGTTCACCGTGGCCGACGTGTCCTGGTACTCGTTGCCGGCGGCCGAGCTGAAGTCGACGCGGACGCACAGCTCCTCGCTCGCGCCGGCGGACAGGAAGCGGTTGTCCGTCGCCTCGTCGACGCCCACCTCGCCGATCAGGTCGGTGTCCGCGGCGGGCAGGCCCCACGCGTCGCCGACCGAGTCGAGACGGTTCTCGGTCACCGCGACGTTGGTGTTGGGGAGCGTGCACTGGGCCGCCGCGAGCGCGTAGACGCGCACCCGGAGCTGGTCGGTCAGGTTGCCCGAGCCGGTCCCGGCGCCGTCGGCACCGTTGTACTCGAGCGCGTACTGGTAGCGCAGCGAGCCCTCGTTGCTGACGGTGATGGGGGAGACCACCGACGCGCCCGGGAGCATGTTGTCGACCGGGACGCCGAAGTCCAGCTCGGTCGACGCGATGTCGATCGTGCCCGTGGTGATGGCGTCGTTCGTCGTGTCCTCGTCGGTGAAGAACGCCGACGTCGTGAGCGACGTGATGCCCAGCGCGGCCAGGCCCACCACGGTGATCGTCGCCCAGACCCGGCGGCGACGCGCCTTCTCGCCCTGCGCGGGGGCAGGGTTGACCATCTCCTGGAGCAGGTCGTCCATCACGGCAGTGCTTCTCCCTGGCTGGCGGTCCCGGGCGAAACGTCCGGTGATCGTGCATCGGCACGTCTGCGCCGTTCCTGAACAGTCTGCCCGAGATTCACCCCGTCGTCGGCACGCGCCCGCGCCTCGCGGGTGGGACGACCTCGCTCGGCGGGACCGCGGCGGACCACAGGAACCCCTGCGCGCGGTCGACCCCGAGGCGGCGCAGGACCGCCGCAGTCTCCGCGTGCTCGACACCCTCCGCCACCACGCGCAGCCCGAAGGAGTGGGCCAGGTCCACCATCGCCTGCACCACGACCTCCGAGCTCTCCCGGCCGCCCTCGCGCAGGTCGGTCACGAACAGCCGGTCGATCTTCAGCTCGTCGACCGGCAGGTCACGCAGCTGCGAGATGGACGTGTTCCCGATCCCGAAGTCGTCGATCGCGACCTTCACGCCCAGGTCGTCGAGCCGCTGCAGCACGGGGACGATGCGGGACGGGTCGGCGACCAGCGCGGTCTCCGTGATCTCGACCTCGAGCAGCTCCGGCGTCACGCCGTGCTCCGCGAGCAGGCCCTCGATCACGTCGACGACGGCCGGGGACGTCACGTCGTGCGCGGAGAGGTTCACCGCGACGGGGAGCGGCGTGCCGTGCGACTGCCAGCGGGCGAGCTGCAGGATCGTCGCGGTCAGCGCGAACCGCGTGAGCTCGTGGATGATGCCCGACTGCTCCGCGAGCGGGATGAACACGCTCGGCGTGAGGACGCCGCGGTCGGGGTGGACCCAGCGCATGAGGGCCTCGTAGCCCACCGTCTCGCCCGACTCGAGCGCGATCTTCGGCTGGTAGTGCATGACGAGCTGCGACGTGTCCGGCGGCGAGTCGATCGCGGTGTGCAGGTCGCCCAGCAGCACCAGGCGGGCCGGCGACGAGTGGTCCTCGTCCGGGTCGTACACCGCGACCCCGGTGCGGTGGTGCTTGGCGGTGTACATCGCGACGTCGGCGGTGCGCATGAGGGACGACGCGTCGTGCGCGTGGTCCGGGATGCAGGCGACGCCCACAGACGTCTCGACGTGCAGGGACATCTCGCCGAGCTGGAACGGCGGCACGAACAGCTGCCGGACGCGACGGGCGAGCCGCTCGGCGTTGGCCACCGAGCGGACGTCGGGCAGCAGGATCGCGAACTCGTCGCCCCCCAGCCGCGCGACGACGTCCTCGTCGCGGAGCGCGCCCCGCAGCCGCTCGGCGACCTGCTCGAGGAGCTCGTCGCCGTGGTCGTGGCCCAGCGAGTCGTTGATGTCCTTGAACCGGTCGATGTCGAGCAGCACCAGGCCCACGCGGCCCCCGCTCGCCAGCGCGGTCTCGACGTCGCGGCGCATCCGGTCCGCGAGCAGGCGCCGGTTCGGCAGCCCGGTCAGCGAGTCGAGCAGCGCCAACCGCGCGTTCTCCAGCGCGGTGGCCTGCAGGCGCTTCGAGGTGGTGTGCACCGTGCGGAACAGCAGGAGCCACAGCG is a genomic window of Cellulomonas fulva containing:
- a CDS encoding sensor histidine kinase, with product MSGPGVARAVHDRRSRSSRWMRMVARFTGPEAGVVERQLPFLLVFLVAMGGLRLVPDVVTVPAAVLAAAATTMAVPVLAFTVPWRRLPEWAGDVLPLLELAAVALLRLGTGGQGSVFAALVFIPVLTLAQQRGRRGVVLGTVAAAAVVFAPAVENPSSLNSTVALRATVVAVVACSVAIVAHEATERLRVRNAALDRLQREQHRLLDLVRADAEVIASEAEVRRSEYDHLVSVIDSATEQAIIATDADGIVQVFNAGAERLLGYAQGAVVGRTRLTRLHDHDELVRRYAEAFGRPPRGTGEQLERRLLDAVVAPERDAAPRVRDWTYVTKDGGRLTVRLAVTRRVEPGGASTGYVVVATDVTAEREAAALKDQFVGLVSHELRTPLTAVLGYLELLQDGPDPLTDEQREFLQIVERNARRQLRLVSDLLLTAQVEAGKFAILAEPVQLDDVVRGSVASAGPAAEAAHVTLRTQVEPARVVADPTRIAQVVDNLVGNALKFTPPGGTVTVTLRPVTAVSDEPAGAVSDEPAGAVSDEPAGAELVVADTGIGIPPDEVDRLAERFFRSTTARRHAVPGVGLGLSITKAVVDAHGGSLEIASVLGEGTTLTVRLPAEPPASPAT
- a CDS encoding signal peptidase I yields the protein MRRPAPPPREPRPRWRTALSAVLWTVVALGTLAYATSLAVPLWFQAHDQRLLIVTSGSMAPVFDAGDAVVMRRVDDPSQLKVDQIVSFWPLGSERLVTHRIVDLVTLPTLKQDDATGRMVPVVDPETGEPAESQYIITKGDANKENDENATPYTRVRGIVLDVHPGWGWVLQWAGSATGRAIMLVPPLVALGTLELLAVQDARRRKKVRLDHRNRDERHVDAYLHG
- a CDS encoding M73 family metallopeptidase translates to MDDLLQEMVNPAPAQGEKARRRRVWATITVVGLAALGITSLTTSAFFTDEDTTNDAITTGTIDIASTELDFGVPVDNMLPGASVVSPITVSNEGSLRYQYALEYNGADGAGTGSGNLTDQLRVRVYALAAAQCTLPNTNVAVTENRLDSVGDAWGLPAADTDLIGEVGVDEATDNRFLSAGASEELCVRVDFSSAAGNEYQDTSATVNLGFWARQLTFQANQPGESNN
- a CDS encoding putative bifunctional diguanylate cyclase/phosphodiesterase, producing the protein MPRGAPRRRWSLTRYFGVVSVLAMAALGVALVWVSSNVMQEQSVRDGTQSATSVMAYAAAPLPPESFAGGVLTMDQREAVAASTAGFGERIVELRLWSTAGTLMYSSSAASVGFPDIERLNAVMVSAAPDAQVLDDVGRVAPGSAVGATVREVLDVYVPVHASDAHGAVDEAADQGDAPGTDAVIGAAEVMLDHTAAVDALADARRTVTLVVAGGLVALWLLLFRTVHTTSKRLQATALENARLALLDSLTGLPNRRLLADRMRRDVETALASGGRVGLVLLDIDRFKDINDSLGHDHGDELLEQVAERLRGALRDEDVVARLGGDEFAILLPDVRSVANAERLARRVRQLFVPPFQLGEMSLHVETSVGVACIPDHAHDASSLMRTADVAMYTAKHHRTGVAVYDPDEDHSSPARLVLLGDLHTAIDSPPDTSQLVMHYQPKIALESGETVGYEALMRWVHPDRGVLTPSVFIPLAEQSGIIHELTRFALTATILQLARWQSHGTPLPVAVNLSAHDVTSPAVVDVIEGLLAEHGVTPELLEVEITETALVADPSRIVPVLQRLDDLGVKVAIDDFGIGNTSISQLRDLPVDELKIDRLFVTDLREGGRESSEVVVQAMVDLAHSFGLRVVAEGVEHAETAAVLRRLGVDRAQGFLWSAAVPPSEVVPPARRGRVPTTG